A section of the Maylandia zebra isolate NMK-2024a linkage group LG8, Mzebra_GT3a, whole genome shotgun sequence genome encodes:
- the LOC101478727 gene encoding interferon-induced protein with tetratricopeptide repeats 5, which translates to MSDPGNDLHHRLQKLQSRFTWDLKKEDLELDDLSKQLQHDIDLQLGQRGALAHSYRFLSYVRYLQGKPEEALSLLTESEEKTRECYGQESELRLIVTYGDLAWLKYHTEDYVQSQTYCQRVEDILVNHPPDPSTDLHPEVYGEKGWTFLKFSSSYYTKAEDCFCKALKLQPDDWEWNNGYAIVLYRTEQNVNDWYPEESPATKRLRRALEINPDDGVLMSMLALKLVHDTNKHTEAKGLVKKALEVGQDNTQVTRYVAKYLRNQDQVDESIDLLKSMLEKKSQSSFIHHQLALCYEKKKNKLLGKRVRPESEVQHWRRLCIQHLEESVRLKKGFNAAKALLALQYADNFERRRAQQMFDDVLQTLEDEPPGICQYIYRYYAEFCYYHTPQKDLGLTYYKKALELCINTSHWKHCVKKLTTIAEGRLEKNRSDAASYGILGAVARAEGNRSRAVRNYERALELDASNDEYLSALYELRLDLTAHREEKDRPEEKLPEVV; encoded by the exons TGATCCAGGTAACGATCTACACCACAGGCTGCAGAAGCTGCAGAGTCGTTTCACCTGGGATCTGAAGAAGGAAGACTTGGAGTTGGACGACCTTAGCAAGCAGCTGCAGCATGATATAGACCTGCAACTGGGGCAGCGGGGCGCCCTGGCCCACTCCTACAGGTTCCTGTCTTATGTGAG GTATCTTCAGGGTAAACCAGAGGAGGCGCTGTCGCTACTCACTGAGTCAGAGGAGAAGACGAGGGAGTGTTACGGACAGGAGAGCGAGCTGCGGCTCATTGTGACGTACGGAGACCTGGCTTGGCTGAAATACCACACCGAAGACTACGTACAGTCCCAGACTTACTGTCAGAGAGTCGAGGATATACTG GTGAACCATCCGCCTGATCCTTCCACTGACCTCCATCCAGAAGTGTACGGGGAGAAGGGCTGGACCTTTCTTAAGTTCTCCAGTTCTTACTATACCAAAGCTGAAGACTGCTTCTGCAAAGCTTTGAAGCTGCAGCCTGATGACTGGGAGTGGAACAATGGCTATGCTATCGTCCTCTATCGCACAGAACAG AATGTTAATGATTGGTATCCCGAGGAATCACCAGCCACTAAACGGCTTCGTCGAGCCCTGGAAATAAATCCGGATGATGGCGTTTTGATGTCCATGCTGGCTCTGAAGCTGGTCCACGACacgaacaaacacacagaggctAAAGGTTTGGTGAAGAAGGCCCTGGAAGTCGGACAGGACAACACTCAAGTCACCCGCTACGTAGCAAAATATCTCCGCAACCAG GATCAGGTGGATGAGTCTATCGATCTGCTGAAGAGTATGCTGGAGAAGAAAAGCCAGTCATCTTTCATTCATCACCAGCTTGCTCTGTGTtatgagaagaagaagaataagcTGCTTGGGAAAAGAGTCCGACCAGAGTCAG AGGTGCAGCATTGGAGACGTCTTTGTATTCAGCATCTGGAGGAATCAGTGAGGCTCAAGAAGGGTTTCAATGCTGCAAAAGCTCTGCTGGCTCTGCAGTACGCAGATAACTTTGAAAGAAGGAg AGCTCAGCAGATGTTTGATGATGTGCTGCAGACATTAGAGGATGAACCTCCAGGCATCTGTCAGTACATCTACCGGTATTATGCAGAGTTCTGCTACTATCACACCCCTCAGAAAGACCTCGGACTCACCTATTACAAAAAG GCTCTGGAGTTATGCATCAACACATCACATTGGAAGCACTGTGTGAAG AAACTGACGACGATAGCTGAGGGACGCCTCGAAAAGAATCGCAGCGACGCCGCGTCCTATGGCATCCTGGGAGCAGTGGCCAGAGCTGAGGGCAATCGGAGCAGGGCTGTGAGAAATTATGAGCGCGCTCTGGAATTAGACGCCAGCAACGACGAGTATCTGTCAGCCTTGTACGAGCTGCGCCTGGATCTGACCGCACACAGGGAAGAGAAAGATCGCCCGGAGGAGAAGCTTCCAGAGGTCGTGTGA